From one Streptomyces sp. Q6 genomic stretch:
- a CDS encoding alpha/beta hydrolase, with amino-acid sequence MYFWRHSLPLRHPRPALLAAAAGLLLTGMSGCAPASSNTADASLAALPHATPAELTSYYGQTPKWRECGVPGFECATLKAPLDYDRPSGGDIDLAISRKKATGPGKRLGSLLVNPGGPGGSAIGYLQSYAGIGYPEQVRARYDMVAVDPRGVARSAPVTCLDGKQMDAYTQTDVTPDDTREQKALGAAFEKFATGCETSDATSKRVLPHVSTIEAARDMDLVRAAIGDEKLNYVGASYGTFLGATYAGLYPDRVGRLVLDGAMDPSLDARELNRQQTAGFETAFQSFAKDCVGRSDCPLGTGTPDQAGERLKALFTALDKTPLAAGDPDGRKLGEALATTGVIAAMYDEGAWPQLREALTAAIKEKDGAGLLALSDSYYERDPDGTYTNLMFANAAVNCLDQPPSFTTPQEVEAALPSFEKASPVFGAGLAWSALNCAHWPVKPTGEAHRITADGAAPIVVVGTTRDPATPYPWAESLADQLSSGHLLTYEGDGHTAYGRGSDCIDSAIDTYLLDGTPPKDGKRCS; translated from the coding sequence ATGTACTTCTGGCGCCACTCCCTCCCTCTCCGCCACCCTCGCCCCGCCCTGCTCGCCGCTGCCGCCGGGCTGCTGCTGACCGGCATGTCCGGCTGCGCTCCGGCGAGTTCGAACACCGCCGACGCCTCGCTCGCCGCGCTGCCCCACGCGACACCGGCCGAGCTGACCTCGTACTACGGGCAGACCCCGAAGTGGCGCGAGTGCGGCGTGCCCGGCTTCGAGTGCGCCACCCTCAAGGCGCCGCTCGACTACGACCGCCCGTCGGGCGGCGACATCGACCTCGCCATCTCCCGCAAGAAGGCCACGGGCCCCGGCAAGCGCCTCGGCTCGCTCCTCGTCAACCCGGGCGGCCCCGGCGGTTCCGCGATCGGCTACCTCCAGTCGTACGCGGGCATCGGCTACCCCGAGCAGGTCCGCGCCCGCTACGACATGGTCGCCGTCGACCCGCGCGGCGTGGCCCGCAGCGCGCCCGTCACCTGCCTCGACGGCAAGCAGATGGACGCGTACACGCAGACCGACGTCACCCCCGACGACACCCGCGAGCAGAAGGCCCTCGGCGCGGCCTTCGAGAAGTTCGCGACCGGCTGCGAGACGAGCGACGCCACGTCCAAGCGGGTCCTACCGCACGTCTCCACCATCGAGGCGGCCCGCGACATGGACCTCGTCCGCGCGGCGATCGGCGACGAGAAGCTGAACTACGTGGGCGCCTCGTACGGCACGTTCCTCGGCGCGACGTACGCCGGCCTCTACCCGGATCGGGTCGGACGCCTCGTGCTCGACGGTGCCATGGACCCGTCCCTCGACGCGCGCGAGCTGAACCGGCAGCAGACGGCCGGGTTCGAGACGGCGTTCCAGTCGTTCGCGAAGGACTGTGTGGGCCGCTCCGACTGCCCGCTCGGCACCGGCACCCCGGACCAGGCGGGGGAACGCCTCAAGGCGCTCTTCACCGCGCTCGACAAGACGCCGCTGGCCGCCGGGGACCCCGACGGCCGCAAGCTCGGCGAGGCGCTCGCCACCACGGGCGTGATCGCCGCGATGTACGACGAAGGGGCCTGGCCGCAACTGCGCGAGGCGCTCACCGCCGCGATCAAGGAAAAGGACGGCGCGGGGCTCCTCGCCCTCTCCGACAGCTACTACGAGCGCGACCCCGACGGCACGTACACCAACCTGATGTTCGCGAACGCCGCCGTGAACTGCCTCGACCAGCCGCCGTCCTTCACCACCCCGCAGGAGGTCGAAGCCGCGCTGCCCTCCTTCGAGAAGGCGTCCCCCGTCTTCGGCGCCGGCCTCGCCTGGTCCGCCCTGAACTGCGCGCACTGGCCGGTGAAGCCGACCGGCGAGGCCCACCGCATCACCGCCGACGGCGCCGCCCCCATCGTCGTGGTCGGCACCACCCGCGACCCGGCGACCCCCTACCCGTGGGCCGAGTCCCTCGCCGACCAGCTCTCCTCCGGCCACCTGCTCACGTACGAGGGCGACGGCCACACGGCGTACGGCCGCGGCAGTGACTGCATCGACTCGGCGATCGACACCTACCTCCTCGACGGCACCCCGCCGAAGGACGGAAAGCGCTGCTCGTGA